One region of Flavobacterium pisciphilum genomic DNA includes:
- a CDS encoding tetratricopeptide repeat protein: MKKRVLIIVFMALLGNQASIMAQTEPEDIAMATNEFQDSFYESLLQKGIENYDKAITALQKCEKLQPNDATVYFELGKNYLSLKDYRNAQSSFEKATQLNPNNKWFWLGIYDVCYQTKNYPLAIETIQKIIPFDEEYKDDLISLYMITNQLDKALLLINEMNEKFGKSDERELYKAQILSQGKYQNAEIQNLINQINKNPKEETNYIALITLYAKNNDADKVLEITQQLEKAIPTSEWAQVSSFKSYLDQNQPEKAIQAMNVVLSNSKIDSKIKHRILNEFLIFVSKNPQFASDLDKAIAYFKNDPDVDVAKEIGKFYHSKKQFDQAVKYYELSVNSASQVDIETNLLLLQSYTETKQYEPMAKRSVVMIETFPTQPQFYFYSGLANNELQQFKKAKDVLEMGLDYVVDDLTLEANFNIQLGEAYNGLGDMKKKEAYFAKANQLLRQKK; encoded by the coding sequence ATGAAAAAAAGAGTTTTAATAATAGTATTCATGGCTTTGCTTGGTAACCAGGCTTCGATAATGGCTCAAACTGAACCAGAAGACATTGCTATGGCTACCAATGAATTTCAGGACTCTTTTTATGAATCGTTATTACAAAAGGGTATCGAAAATTATGATAAAGCAATTACTGCTTTACAAAAATGCGAGAAACTTCAACCTAATGATGCAACAGTTTATTTTGAATTAGGTAAAAATTATTTGTCTTTAAAAGACTATAGAAATGCTCAAAGCTCGTTTGAAAAAGCAACTCAATTAAACCCCAATAACAAATGGTTTTGGTTGGGGATTTACGATGTTTGTTATCAGACGAAGAATTATCCTTTGGCAATAGAGACAATTCAGAAGATTATTCCGTTTGATGAGGAGTATAAAGATGATTTGATTTCGTTGTATATGATTACAAATCAGTTAGACAAAGCGCTTTTGTTGATTAACGAAATGAATGAAAAGTTTGGTAAATCTGATGAAAGAGAATTATATAAGGCACAGATCTTGTCACAAGGTAAATATCAGAATGCTGAAATACAAAACCTTATAAATCAGATTAATAAAAATCCGAAAGAAGAGACTAATTATATCGCTTTGATTACTTTGTACGCAAAGAATAATGATGCTGATAAAGTATTGGAAATTACGCAGCAATTAGAAAAGGCTATTCCAACATCGGAGTGGGCGCAAGTAAGTTCTTTTAAAAGTTATTTGGATCAAAATCAGCCAGAAAAAGCTATTCAGGCAATGAATGTTGTCTTATCAAATTCTAAAATAGATTCTAAAATAAAACATCGAATTTTAAATGAGTTTTTAATTTTCGTAAGTAAGAATCCTCAATTTGCATCAGATTTAGATAAAGCAATTGCTTATTTTAAAAATGATCCAGATGTCGATGTAGCAAAAGAAATTGGAAAATTTTATCATAGCAAAAAACAATTTGATCAAGCGGTTAAATATTATGAGTTGTCGGTAAACTCGGCTTCTCAAGTTGATATTGAAACTAATTTACTTTTGCTTCAATCATATACTGAAACCAAACAATATGAGCCAATGGCAAAACGTTCGGTGGTAATGATAGAAACGTTTCCAACGCAGCCGCAGTTTTATTTTTATTCAGGTCTGGCTAATAATGAATTGCAACAATTTAAAAAGGCAAAAGACGTTCTAGAAATGGGGCTTGACTATGTTGTAGATGATTTAACTTTGGAAGCAAATTTTAACATTCAGTTAGGAGAAGCTTATAATGGTTTAGGGGATATGAAGAAAAAAGAAGCGTATTTTGCGAAAGCAAATCAATTATTAAGACAAAAAAAGTAA
- the rbfA gene encoding 30S ribosome-binding factor RbfA: protein METNRQKKIGGVIQKDLVDILQGEVRKNGINNLIISVSKVSVTTDLSVATVYLSIFPQEKAKETLEAIKSNSTLIKHDLSQRVRLQLRKVPNLVFFIDDSLDYIEKIDNALANRDNPIENRDLLEKRRKS, encoded by the coding sequence ATGGAAACAAATAGACAGAAAAAAATAGGCGGTGTCATCCAAAAGGATTTGGTTGATATTTTGCAAGGTGAAGTGAGAAAAAATGGGATTAATAATTTAATAATTTCAGTATCCAAAGTTAGCGTAACTACAGATTTATCAGTGGCAACAGTATATTTAAGTATTTTTCCTCAAGAGAAAGCTAAAGAAACATTGGAAGCAATTAAGTCAAATTCGACTTTAATTAAACATGATTTATCGCAACGTGTACGTTTGCAATTACGTAAAGTACCAAACTTAGTATTTTTCATAGATGACTCATTAGATTATATTGAGAAAATTGACAATGCTTTGGCAAACAGAGATAATCCAATAGAAAACCGTGATCTTTTAGAAAAAAGAAGAAAATCATAG
- a CDS encoding DUF4292 domain-containing protein has protein sequence MKKYLMLLLLVFIVSCKSKSGAVQGNNNKEEVNLISANKIIDGHYSNKLEFSTLYIKASAKYSDNKQSQNVTAEIKIKKDEQILVSIRFLGITMAKALITPNSVSYYEKIGSTYYEGDFSSLSKWLGTDLDFDKVQNLLLGEAIDDLKKGKYTETLIDRVYRLDEAKEQDIKKSFFFEADKFLLEKEQISQTSKNIMMQIAYGDNKTFDQGTLPRAVAIEAIQPKGKTEINLNYNTITFNEELSFPYSVPNGYKKIIIK, from the coding sequence ATGAAGAAGTATCTAATGCTATTGTTACTCGTTTTTATCGTTTCGTGTAAATCGAAATCGGGTGCAGTACAAGGAAATAACAATAAAGAAGAAGTAAATCTTATTTCTGCAAATAAAATTATTGATGGGCATTACTCTAATAAATTAGAGTTCTCAACTTTATATATTAAAGCAAGTGCAAAATATTCGGATAATAAACAAAGTCAAAATGTTACTGCTGAGATAAAAATTAAAAAAGACGAACAGATTTTGGTAAGTATTCGTTTTTTAGGAATTACTATGGCAAAGGCTTTAATTACACCAAATTCAGTGAGCTACTACGAAAAAATAGGAAGTACTTATTATGAGGGTGATTTTAGTAGTTTGAGCAAATGGTTGGGAACAGATTTAGATTTTGATAAAGTTCAAAACCTTTTATTAGGAGAAGCAATCGACGATTTAAAGAAAGGTAAATATACCGAAACATTAATTGATAGAGTGTATCGATTAGATGAGGCGAAGGAACAGGATATTAAAAAATCATTCTTCTTTGAAGCGGATAAGTTTTTGTTAGAAAAAGAACAGATTTCACAAACGTCAAAAAATATCATGATGCAAATTGCATATGGTGATAATAAAACTTTTGACCAAGGAACACTTCCTAGAGCCGTTGCTATAGAAGCGATCCAACCAAAAGGGAAAACGGAAATCAATTTAAATTACAATACAATTACTTTTAATGAAGAACTTTCTTTTCCTTATAGTGTTCCAAATGGATATAAAAAAATTATAATTAAGTAA
- the dut gene encoding dUTP diphosphatase has translation MTINIINKSQHALPNYETIASAGMDLRANLSESITLNPLERTIVKTGLFIELPIGYEAQVRPRSGLAAKKGVTVLNSPGTVDADYRGEIGVILVNLSNEAFVIENGERIAQLIIAKHERAEWVEVNELSETSRGEGGFGSTGVK, from the coding sequence ATGACGATTAATATTATCAACAAATCACAACACGCTTTACCTAACTACGAAACAATAGCTTCGGCAGGGATGGATTTACGTGCTAATTTATCAGAATCAATAACATTGAATCCTTTAGAAAGAACAATAGTTAAAACAGGACTTTTTATTGAATTACCAATTGGTTACGAAGCACAAGTGAGACCAAGAAGCGGATTGGCAGCTAAAAAAGGAGTAACAGTATTAAACTCTCCAGGAACTGTAGATGCGGATTATAGAGGTGAGATAGGAGTAATTTTAGTAAATTTATCCAATGAAGCTTTTGTAATTGAGAATGGTGAAAGAATTGCACAACTTATTATTGCGAAACATGAAAGAGCAGAATGGGTAGAAGTTAACGAACTTTCTGAAACCTCAAGAGGTGAAGGTGGTTTTGGCAGCACAGGAGTGAAGTAG
- a CDS encoding MATE family efflux transporter: MTETTIQKSLFSRIFSTIKQAIKGDESFDYTSGSIKKAVILLAIPMVLEMLMESVFALVDLYFVGHLEHSSFAIQAVGLTESVITIVYSIAIGISMAATAVVARRIGEKDPVAAAKAGMQAIIIAFAINSVISILGFIYAKEILLLMGASVEAAEYGYRFTQIMIGGSLCVMLLFLINGIFRGAGNAAIAMKSLWIANICNIILCPILINGFGSIPAFGLIGAAIATTLGRSIGVLYQLYHLFNGKGVLKIIPSYFIPDFKQISALVKIAAPGVLQFVIASCSWIFLAQLVATTGRDNGSAGYQTALRIMMFFILPAWGLSNAAATLVGQNLGAKQIERAEKSVFTTAKYNVIFMATIMLITFFFAKYIVSFFTNEVLIQNIAVEALQIMSSGYIFYGIGMVLINTFNGAGDTWTPTLVNFFGFWLLQIPLAYILAKHFKMGPTGVFIAIPVAETAITLASIVLYKKGKWKRIQV; encoded by the coding sequence ATGACAGAAACAACAATACAGAAAAGTTTATTTTCTCGAATTTTCTCAACAATAAAACAAGCAATCAAAGGAGATGAATCTTTTGATTATACTTCAGGTAGTATTAAGAAAGCTGTAATCCTACTTGCTATTCCAATGGTATTGGAAATGTTAATGGAATCGGTTTTTGCATTAGTCGATTTATATTTTGTAGGTCATCTAGAGCATAGCAGTTTTGCTATTCAGGCAGTTGGACTTACAGAGTCGGTTATTACCATTGTTTACTCTATTGCAATCGGAATTAGTATGGCAGCAACAGCAGTTGTTGCTCGACGTATAGGCGAAAAAGATCCAGTGGCAGCCGCAAAAGCAGGAATGCAAGCCATTATTATTGCCTTTGCAATTAATAGTGTGATTAGTATTTTGGGTTTTATTTACGCCAAAGAGATTTTACTACTTATGGGAGCTTCGGTAGAAGCTGCTGAATATGGCTATAGATTCACACAGATTATGATAGGTGGAAGTTTATGTGTGATGCTTTTGTTTCTTATCAATGGGATCTTCCGTGGCGCAGGAAATGCAGCTATAGCAATGAAAAGTCTCTGGATAGCCAATATTTGTAATATTATTTTATGCCCTATCTTAATTAATGGATTTGGATCAATTCCTGCTTTTGGATTAATTGGAGCGGCAATAGCAACGACTTTAGGGAGAAGTATTGGGGTATTATACCAATTGTATCACTTATTTAATGGAAAAGGCGTTTTAAAAATTATTCCGTCTTACTTTATTCCTGATTTTAAGCAAATTAGTGCTTTGGTGAAAATAGCTGCTCCAGGAGTATTACAATTTGTTATTGCATCTTGTAGTTGGATTTTTCTTGCGCAATTAGTTGCTACAACTGGTAGAGATAATGGGTCTGCAGGATATCAAACAGCATTGCGTATTATGATGTTTTTTATCCTTCCTGCTTGGGGATTGAGTAATGCTGCAGCGACTTTGGTTGGACAGAATTTGGGTGCCAAACAAATTGAGCGTGCTGAAAAATCAGTTTTCACAACAGCAAAATACAATGTCATTTTTATGGCAACGATAATGCTTATTACATTCTTTTTTGCAAAATATATAGTTTCATTTTTTACGAATGAGGTTCTTATACAAAATATTGCTGTTGAAGCTTTGCAGATTATGAGTTCTGGATATATTTTCTACGGAATCGGAATGGTATTAATTAATACTTTTAATGGTGCTGGAGATACTTGGACCCCTACATTGGTTAACTTTTTTGGATTCTGGTTATTACAGATTCCATTAGCATATATATTAGCAAAGCATTTCAAGATGGGACCAACGGGCGTTTTTATAGCAATTCCAGTTGCTGAAACGGCTATAACTTTGGCAAGTATAGTTCTTTACAAAAAAGGAAAATGGAAACGCATTCAGGTATAA
- a CDS encoding ABC transporter permease → MNFPLYIAKRYIFSKSKNNAINIINRIASLGIIVGTMALFVVLSVFSGLKVFSLSFTNEIDPDLKIEGTYGKSFLVTPNQDTQIKKIDGIASYTKIIEERVLFIFNGKQQVTYLKGVDSNYPVVNDIRKKLFNGQWLKPDTYQVVVGYGISKNFSMGILDFENPLQVFAPKPGKGTIENPEEAFSKTDVLPVGIYSISEDLDSKYVFADLGLVQELLEYKPNQISGIEFKLKPNASESKIDSQLQAIFNNKVTTKNRAQLNASLYKMLNTENIAVYLIFTLVIIVALFNLIGALIMMILDKKSNLKTLFNLGTEIKDLRKIFLLQGTLLSFFGGLIGLVLGIILVMLQQQYELIMITSTLAFPVVFTLENVCIVLGTIFSLGFIASLIASTRVSVKLLD, encoded by the coding sequence TTGAACTTCCCCCTTTACATAGCCAAACGGTATATTTTTAGCAAGAGTAAGAACAATGCTATCAATATCATAAATCGTATTGCCAGCCTTGGAATAATTGTTGGTACTATGGCTTTGTTTGTGGTTTTGTCCGTTTTTAGCGGATTAAAAGTATTCAGTCTTTCTTTTACAAATGAGATAGATCCCGATTTAAAAATTGAAGGTACCTATGGAAAATCTTTTTTGGTTACTCCAAATCAGGATACTCAAATTAAGAAAATCGATGGGATTGCTTCGTATACTAAAATAATCGAAGAACGAGTTTTGTTTATTTTTAATGGTAAACAACAAGTTACCTACTTAAAGGGAGTTGATAGTAATTATCCTGTTGTAAATGATATTAGAAAAAAACTCTTTAATGGGCAATGGTTAAAACCAGATACCTATCAGGTTGTTGTGGGGTATGGAATTTCTAAAAATTTCTCAATGGGAATATTGGATTTCGAGAATCCATTGCAGGTGTTTGCCCCTAAACCAGGAAAAGGAACTATCGAAAATCCAGAAGAAGCATTTAGTAAAACTGATGTATTGCCTGTAGGTATATATTCGATAAGTGAGGATTTGGACTCTAAATATGTTTTTGCAGATTTAGGTTTGGTTCAAGAACTCTTAGAGTATAAACCCAATCAAATTTCTGGAATTGAATTTAAGTTAAAGCCGAATGCAAGTGAATCAAAAATTGATTCTCAATTGCAAGCTATTTTCAATAATAAAGTCACTACCAAAAACAGGGCACAACTTAATGCGTCTTTGTATAAAATGCTTAATACCGAAAATATTGCAGTCTATTTAATATTTACGTTGGTCATTATTGTCGCTCTTTTTAACTTGATTGGAGCATTAATTATGATGATTTTAGATAAAAAAAGTAATTTGAAAACACTTTTTAATCTTGGAACTGAAATTAAAGATTTGCGAAAAATATTTTTGTTACAAGGAACATTATTAAGTTTCTTTGGAGGTTTAATAGGTCTTGTTCTAGGAATTATCCTAGTTATGTTACAACAACAGTATGAGCTTATAATGATTACTTCTACGCTAGCTTTTCCTGTTGTTTTCACTCTTGAAAACGTATGTATTGTTTTGGGAACTATTTTTTCACTTGGATTTATAGCCTCATTAATAGCAAGTACACGTGTTAGTGTAAAATTGCTAGATTAG
- a CDS encoding N-acetylmuramoyl-L-alanine amidase family protein: protein MKTNIKISGILSAALLLFCLFAFKPLEEKKVVVIDAGHGGDDLGAAMYGFQEKTISEAIAKKIKAFNKDSNLDIVLIRDSDSSMDLHKRVSLINSLKPDLVISLHVNASKEAQANGVDAYISSKNEFYEKSKESAERIVNGISGDNLLRRRVNEAPFYILKNSNCAAITLLMGFLSNNKDREYLTSEAGQNEIAANILEAIK from the coding sequence ATGAAAACCAACATCAAAATTTCAGGAATTCTTAGCGCAGCTCTATTATTATTTTGTCTTTTTGCATTTAAACCACTAGAAGAAAAAAAAGTGGTCGTAATTGATGCAGGTCATGGTGGTGACGATCTTGGTGCAGCGATGTACGGTTTTCAAGAAAAGACTATTTCTGAAGCTATTGCCAAAAAAATTAAAGCATTTAATAAAGATAGTAATCTTGATATTGTTTTAATTCGTGATAGTGATAGTAGTATGGACTTGCATAAAAGAGTCTCATTAATAAACAGCTTAAAACCAGATTTAGTAATTTCATTACATGTCAATGCTTCAAAAGAAGCCCAGGCAAACGGAGTTGATGCCTATATTTCATCAAAAAATGAGTTTTATGAAAAATCAAAAGAAAGTGCAGAAAGAATTGTTAATGGAATTTCTGGAGATAATCTTTTAAGAAGGAGAGTAAACGAAGCCCCTTTTTATATCTTGAAAAATTCTAATTGTGCAGCAATAACATTGCTAATGGGGTTTTTGTCAAACAATAAAGACAGAGAATATCTTACTAGTGAAGCGGGACAAAATGAAATTGCAGCCAATATCTTAGAGGCAATAAAATAA
- the dusB gene encoding tRNA dihydrouridine synthase DusB, whose product MVKIGNIELPEFPLLLAPMEDVSDPPFRRLCKTHGADLMYSEFISSEGLIRDAIKSRMKLDIFDYERPVGIQIFGGDEEAMAMSSKIVSTVNPDLIDINFGCPVKKVVCKGAGAGVLKDVDLMVRLTKAVIDSTTLPVTVKTRLGWDDNSINIDEVAERLQDIGVQALTIHARTRAQMYKGHSDWSHIARVKNNPRITMPIFGNGDIDSPEKALKFKNEYGIDGIMIGRAAIGYPWIFNEIKHFFETGEHLPAPTVSDRVEAARNHLTWSMEWKGERLGIVEMRRHYTNYFKGIHSFKEYKQKLVTIDDPQGLFNVMNEIQEVYAGYEFV is encoded by the coding sequence ATGGTCAAGATTGGCAACATAGAATTACCTGAATTTCCTTTACTACTTGCTCCCATGGAAGATGTGAGTGATCCACCGTTCCGTAGATTGTGCAAAACCCATGGAGCCGATTTAATGTATTCGGAATTTATCTCTTCGGAAGGATTAATTCGTGATGCAATTAAAAGCCGAATGAAATTGGATATTTTTGATTACGAACGTCCTGTCGGAATTCAGATTTTTGGTGGAGACGAAGAAGCAATGGCAATGTCATCAAAAATCGTTTCAACTGTAAATCCTGATTTAATAGATATAAATTTTGGCTGTCCTGTAAAAAAAGTAGTTTGTAAAGGTGCTGGTGCAGGAGTATTAAAAGATGTTGACTTAATGGTACGTTTAACCAAAGCTGTAATCGATAGTACTACTTTGCCTGTTACTGTAAAAACCCGTTTAGGTTGGGATGATAACTCTATTAACATAGATGAAGTTGCCGAACGCTTACAAGATATTGGAGTTCAAGCGCTAACTATTCATGCAAGAACCCGTGCTCAGATGTACAAAGGTCATTCAGACTGGTCGCATATTGCTCGTGTAAAAAACAACCCAAGAATTACAATGCCTATTTTTGGAAATGGAGATATAGATAGTCCTGAAAAAGCATTGAAGTTTAAAAATGAATATGGCATCGATGGGATTATGATTGGTCGAGCTGCAATAGGTTATCCATGGATTTTTAACGAAATAAAGCACTTTTTTGAAACTGGTGAGCATTTACCTGCTCCAACAGTTAGCGATCGTGTAGAAGCTGCTAGAAACCATCTTACGTGGTCGATGGAATGGAAAGGAGAACGCTTAGGAATTGTTGAAATGCGTCGTCATTATACTAATTACTTTAAAGGAATCCATTCCTTTAAAGAATACAAACAAAAACTAGTTACAATTGATGATCCTCAAGGATTGTTTAATGTAATGAACGAAATCCAGGAAGTATATGCTGGTTATGAGTTTGTTTAA
- a CDS encoding murein hydrolase activator EnvC family protein, whose translation MPKFLLSLILICTTSLMWAQDSQQEKLEQRKAQIQQEIRDNEKMLQSVKKKEKSAVNVYIVQSNKIKLKEKLINTTEKQTKLLSNDMYINQTKINKLKKELEVLKADYAKMILKSYKSRSEQSRAMFLLSSENFLQAYKRAQYMKQYTNFRKNQGEEIKSKSLQLADYNAKLDGQRQVKKKFIAENEKERITLEQEKKEQQKLVNSIKKDKNKIIADTKSKQQESKRIDRQIDRLIREAIAAANRKAAAEKEKATGTKSVAAVSDTKIALTAEAKILAADFKANRGKLPWPVEKGFVSLGYGDQPHPIYNTLVIHNSGVEITTEAGSNARAVFEGVVSSVMVLSPINKAVMIQHGDYFTVYQNLSSVSVSKGDKVSIKQSIGKIRTSGETGKTTIKFLILQNTTYNNPQSWLYNM comes from the coding sequence ATGCCAAAATTTCTCCTAAGCCTAATTTTAATTTGCACCACTTCATTGATGTGGGCGCAAGATTCGCAACAAGAAAAACTGGAACAACGTAAAGCTCAAATTCAACAAGAAATTAGAGACAACGAGAAAATGTTACAATCTGTAAAGAAGAAAGAAAAATCTGCAGTGAATGTTTATATAGTTCAGTCTAATAAAATTAAACTTAAAGAAAAGCTAATCAATACTACCGAAAAGCAAACGAAGCTTTTGAGTAATGATATGTATATTAATCAAACAAAAATTAACAAGCTTAAGAAAGAGTTAGAGGTGTTAAAAGCTGATTATGCCAAGATGATTCTTAAGTCATATAAAAGCCGTTCAGAACAAAGTAGAGCGATGTTTTTGTTGTCTTCAGAGAATTTTCTGCAAGCCTACAAGCGTGCACAGTATATGAAGCAATATACAAATTTCAGAAAAAATCAAGGGGAAGAAATTAAGTCAAAATCACTTCAATTAGCAGATTATAATGCGAAATTAGATGGACAGAGACAGGTTAAGAAAAAGTTTATTGCTGAAAACGAAAAAGAAAGAATAACTTTAGAACAAGAAAAGAAAGAACAGCAAAAGCTAGTTAACTCGATTAAAAAGGATAAAAATAAAATTATTGCTGATACGAAAAGCAAACAACAGGAATCGAAGAGAATTGACAGACAAATTGATCGTTTAATTCGTGAAGCTATTGCTGCTGCTAACCGTAAAGCTGCCGCCGAAAAAGAAAAAGCAACAGGAACAAAATCTGTTGCAGCAGTATCGGATACAAAAATTGCATTAACCGCTGAAGCAAAAATACTTGCTGCCGATTTTAAAGCCAATCGTGGAAAATTGCCTTGGCCTGTAGAAAAAGGATTTGTATCATTGGGTTATGGTGATCAACCACACCCGATTTATAATACATTGGTAATTCATAATAGTGGGGTTGAAATCACAACTGAGGCAGGTTCAAATGCAAGAGCAGTATTTGAAGGAGTTGTATCTAGTGTTATGGTGTTGTCACCAATAAATAAAGCTGTAATGATTCAACATGGAGATTACTTTACAGTATATCAAAACTTAAGTTCTGTGTCTGTGAGTAAGGGAGATAAAGTAAGTATCAAACAAAGTATAGGTAAGATTAGAACTAGTGGTGAAACAGGAAAAACGACTATTAAGTTTTTAATACTTCAAAACACAACTTATAACAATCCACAGAGTTGGTTGTATAATATGTAA
- a CDS encoding CBS domain-containing protein produces MKKREPISHIMTKTVVTANENDSLREVVEKLRKNTIRHIPIVKGKEVVGIISRTDINRLTFGALFEGQEGADEAILDMLTIPQVMTSKPMTVSSDTIIRNLAEIFVKEEFHALPVVDNEELKGIVTTTDVVRYFLEQYD; encoded by the coding sequence ATGAAAAAGAGAGAACCAATAAGTCATATAATGACAAAAACTGTAGTAACTGCAAATGAAAACGACAGCTTGAGAGAGGTAGTCGAAAAACTTAGAAAAAACACCATTAGACATATTCCTATCGTTAAGGGTAAAGAAGTCGTTGGTATCATAAGTCGCACAGATATAAACCGATTAACTTTTGGAGCTCTCTTTGAAGGACAAGAAGGAGCAGATGAAGCAATCCTTGATATGCTCACAATTCCTCAAGTAATGACATCAAAGCCGATGACTGTATCATCTGATACGATTATAAGAAATTTAGCTGAAATTTTTGTAAAAGAAGAATTTCACGCTTTACCTGTAGTCGATAATGAAGAACTCAAAGGTATTGTAACAACAACTGATGTTGTGAGATACTTTTTAGAACAATATGATTAA
- a CDS encoding sugar phosphate nucleotidyltransferase, with translation MKIIVPMAGRGSRLRPHTLTIPKPLIPVAGKSIVHRLVEDIAKILKEPIEEVAFILGDEAFFGEDVVLSLQELAQSLGAKASIYRQDLPLGTGHAIMCAKESLSGPAVIAYADTLIRADFELDPEADAVIWVKQVEQPEAFGVVKLNANNEIVELVEKPKEFVSDLAVIGIYYFKEIEILKNELQTVLDNNIKNGGEYQINDGIKAMMASGKVFKTGSVDEWMDCGNKDVTVETNSRMLGFLHNDGEHLVDYDVKLENATIIPPCYIGENVVLKNATVGPNVSLGKGCHVIDSSIKNSLVQTYTQIKNANLDNAMIGNHVSYDGKFTSISIGDYSVLE, from the coding sequence ATGAAAATAATCGTTCCAATGGCGGGTCGTGGATCAAGACTTAGACCACATACTTTAACTATTCCTAAACCATTAATTCCCGTTGCAGGAAAATCAATTGTGCATCGTTTGGTAGAGGATATAGCAAAAATACTTAAAGAGCCTATTGAAGAGGTTGCTTTTATATTAGGAGATGAAGCCTTTTTTGGAGAAGATGTTGTGTTAAGTTTACAAGAGTTGGCACAAAGTTTGGGTGCTAAAGCATCTATATATCGTCAAGATTTACCTTTGGGTACAGGACATGCAATTATGTGTGCTAAAGAATCTTTATCAGGGCCAGCAGTAATTGCTTATGCAGATACATTAATTAGAGCTGATTTTGAATTAGATCCAGAAGCAGACGCGGTAATTTGGGTAAAGCAAGTTGAGCAACCAGAAGCATTTGGCGTAGTTAAGTTAAATGCTAATAATGAAATTGTTGAGTTAGTTGAAAAACCAAAAGAGTTTGTTAGTGACTTAGCAGTTATTGGAATATACTATTTTAAAGAAATAGAAATTCTTAAAAATGAGCTACAAACAGTTTTGGATAATAACATTAAAAATGGGGGAGAGTACCAAATTAATGATGGTATTAAAGCGATGATGGCTAGCGGAAAAGTTTTTAAAACTGGTAGCGTAGATGAATGGATGGATTGTGGTAATAAAGATGTTACTGTTGAAACCAATTCAAGAATGTTAGGGTTTTTGCATAACGACGGAGAACATCTAGTTGATTATGATGTAAAATTAGAAAACGCAACGATTATTCCACCGTGTTATATTGGTGAAAATGTAGTGTTGAAAAATGCAACTGTAGGTCCAAATGTATCTTTAGGAAAAGGATGTCATGTAATTGATAGCTCGATTAAAAATAGTTTGGTACAAACATATACACAAATAAAAAATGCTAATTTAGATAATGCAATGATAGGAAACCATGTTAGTTATGATGGGAAGTTTACTAGTATTAGCATTGGGGATTATTCGGTTCTAGAATAA